In Litoribrevibacter albus, a single window of DNA contains:
- the yegQ gene encoding tRNA 5-hydroxyuridine modification protein YegQ: MKTELLSPAGSLKAMRYAYAYGADAVYAGQPRYSLRVRNNEFSTLDALKEGIDEAHDLGKKFYLAANIAPHNAKVKTFLNDIKPVIELNPDALIMSDPGLIMMVREHFPDMPVHLSVQANVVNYAGVKFWHRQGIERVILSRELSLDEIEEIRMQCPEMELEVFVHGALCIAYSGRCLLSGYFNKRDPNQGTCTNACRWKYQLHDAKETDTGDIIATDLDQSDVNIVDPAAHQDPQPDTFEPHVDGLEEQTFLLQEGSRPGEYMPIYEDEHGTYIMNSRDLRAVQHVERLVKMGIHSLKIEGRTKSPYYAARTAQAYRKAIDDAQSGKPFDMGLMDELESLASRGYTEGFYRRHVHDQYQRYESGNSMSGSQQLVGEIMSVDNGMMKIDVKNKFNVGDKVELVKPSGNVAFDLTEMINKKGEAVEGAPGSGHVVDIPMPEGVEANQELDDFGMIVRYLPEQRFS, from the coding sequence ATGAAAACCGAATTACTTTCACCTGCGGGTTCATTGAAAGCGATGCGTTACGCATATGCTTATGGTGCGGATGCTGTTTACGCTGGCCAACCAAGATACAGTCTTCGAGTTCGAAATAATGAATTTTCGACTCTGGATGCTCTGAAAGAAGGGATTGATGAAGCCCATGATTTAGGGAAGAAGTTTTACCTGGCTGCCAATATTGCGCCGCATAACGCCAAAGTAAAAACCTTTTTGAATGATATTAAGCCTGTTATTGAGTTGAATCCTGATGCCTTGATCATGTCAGACCCAGGTTTGATTATGATGGTTCGTGAGCACTTCCCGGACATGCCGGTGCATCTGTCGGTTCAGGCTAATGTGGTGAACTACGCAGGCGTGAAATTCTGGCATCGCCAAGGTATTGAACGTGTGATCTTATCCCGTGAATTGTCTCTGGATGAGATTGAAGAAATTCGCATGCAATGTCCGGAGATGGAGCTGGAAGTCTTTGTTCATGGGGCTTTGTGTATTGCCTATTCAGGCCGTTGTTTATTGTCCGGCTACTTCAATAAGCGTGATCCTAACCAGGGCACCTGTACCAATGCCTGTCGCTGGAAGTATCAGTTACATGATGCCAAAGAGACGGACACCGGAGACATCATTGCGACGGATCTAGACCAAAGCGATGTCAATATTGTTGATCCTGCCGCGCACCAAGATCCTCAGCCAGATACCTTTGAACCTCACGTTGATGGTTTAGAAGAGCAAACCTTCTTGTTGCAGGAAGGTTCTCGTCCAGGTGAATACATGCCGATCTATGAAGATGAGCATGGCACTTACATCATGAACTCCCGTGACTTGCGTGCCGTACAACACGTAGAGCGTTTGGTGAAAATGGGCATTCACTCATTGAAGATCGAAGGTCGTACCAAATCGCCTTACTACGCCGCGCGTACAGCTCAAGCCTATCGTAAAGCAATTGATGATGCTCAGTCTGGCAAGCCATTCGATATGGGCTTGATGGACGAGCTAGAAAGCTTGGCCAGCCGTGGTTATACCGAAGGTTTCTATCGTCGTCACGTTCACGATCAATATCAGCGTTATGAGTCGGGTAACTCTATGAGTGGCTCTCAGCAATTGGTCGGTGAAATTATGTCGGTTGATAATGGCATGATGAAAATTGATGTGAAGAACAAATTCAATGTGGGTGATAAAGTTGAATTGGTGAAACCCTCAGGTAACGTTGCTTTTGATCTGACTGAAATGATCAATAAGAAAGGCGAAGCCGTTGAGGGGGCGCCAGGTTCTGGTCATGTAGTGGATATCCCTATGCCTGAAGGTGTTGAAGCCAATCAGGAGTTGGATGATTTTGGCATGATTGTTCGTTATTTGCCTGAACAACGTTTTAGCTAG
- a CDS encoding DUF6586 family protein — MADKASNWVPLTNEKLYFAQVILDYLKDEQAKESVFSKNRIAALEESAVSHLYNAYIALLCELAAEHNVPFQVEQLTLNQLNEALMQRDDGRREIAELMALLSEPGSWLSRLHQSYRNRFVAKQKKSEYKGEEPELLSLVAIDASVDESEENLDLLGAYQAMKQLVDQVRSYRLED, encoded by the coding sequence ATGGCAGACAAAGCTTCCAATTGGGTTCCGTTAACCAATGAAAAACTCTATTTTGCACAAGTGATTTTGGATTATTTGAAAGACGAGCAAGCCAAAGAATCGGTGTTTAGTAAGAATCGAATCGCGGCCTTGGAAGAAAGTGCGGTTAGTCATCTTTATAACGCCTACATTGCTTTGTTATGTGAACTAGCGGCAGAGCACAACGTACCGTTTCAGGTAGAGCAGCTAACGCTTAATCAACTCAATGAAGCATTGATGCAGAGAGACGATGGGCGTCGTGAAATTGCTGAGTTAATGGCGCTGTTATCTGAGCCAGGTTCCTGGCTGTCTCGTTTACATCAGAGTTACCGAAACCGCTTTGTCGCTAAACAGAAGAAATCGGAATACAAAGGGGAAGAACCTGAATTGTTGAGTTTAGTGGCTATCGATGCTTCAGTAGATGAATCGGAAGAAAACCTGGATTTATTAGGTGCCTATCAGGCGATGAAACAGTTGGTAGATCAGGTTCGAAGTTATCGTTTAGAAGACTAA
- a CDS encoding carboxy terminal-processing peptidase, whose protein sequence is MTMTFRNRFLQILMVAALFVVSLASITAFTTEDTSNHSPTSDQANSSPPIIAATDENNSSNDLSFVEHEPLVDTEESEAKTTSNSAPLKPEIDHPGTNREIVLSLLKGHYNSPTINDSLSKKLFESYLNSLDPNRLYFTESDIQSFNQYSLSLDNALLTNDLNPAYDIFNTYHKNLTTRMSWVVALIEDDSYEWNFKQDDQLLIDRSEAPWENSEEELDQLWVKRIKNSLLGLILAGKELPEAKETLLKRYKNQLNRATQTKSEDVFELYMNAFTMTFDPHTNYLSPRDAENFDINMSLSLQGIGAVLQSDNEFTKVVRLIAAGPADKAGELKPGDRIVGVGQGKNGEIVDVVGERLDDVVKKIRGERDTTVRLEIIPASSTDITQTKIIKIVRDKVKLEEQSAKKDIVEIQRDGKTYKVGIINIPTFYMDFEAFRKRDPNYKSTSRDVKNLIAELEEEGIDGLVIDLRNNGGGSLFEARELTGLFIRKGPTVQVRDVDQNVQVHTNSDSNVYYSGPMAVLVNRLSASASEIFAGAMQDYQRAIVLGGQTFGKGTVQSLHRLNHGEIKLTQAKFYRISGQSTQNKGVIPDIEFPSLYNKDVVGESSLDNALPWDTISSIHHSKYGDFSTLVPTLASNHNTRINNDPDFQYLNKQIERLNQQREKTHISLNINERKAEREELEQASLALENERRKAKGEAIFKTVEEMNEFNSEEEANKKPAQEDAVLVESGEILLDMIEMAGIQVTSK, encoded by the coding sequence ATGACTATGACATTTAGAAACCGCTTTCTACAGATACTAATGGTTGCAGCGCTGTTTGTTGTTTCCTTGGCCAGTATTACTGCCTTTACGACAGAAGATACCTCAAACCATTCACCGACATCAGATCAAGCCAATTCTTCCCCACCAATTATTGCAGCTACTGACGAAAACAATTCTTCCAACGATCTCTCCTTTGTAGAACACGAGCCCCTTGTTGACACTGAAGAGTCAGAAGCGAAGACAACAAGTAATTCAGCGCCTCTTAAGCCGGAAATAGATCACCCTGGCACCAACAGAGAGATTGTTTTGAGCCTTCTTAAAGGTCACTACAACAGCCCGACGATTAATGATTCACTTTCGAAGAAACTGTTCGAAAGCTACCTAAACAGCCTCGACCCTAATCGTCTGTATTTTACGGAATCTGATATCCAGTCTTTCAATCAGTACAGCCTGTCTCTTGATAATGCGTTACTGACCAATGATTTAAACCCGGCGTATGACATATTTAATACCTACCACAAAAATCTGACCACTCGCATGTCGTGGGTTGTGGCTCTTATTGAAGACGACTCTTATGAGTGGAACTTTAAACAGGATGACCAACTACTTATTGATCGATCTGAAGCACCATGGGAAAACTCAGAAGAAGAACTCGACCAATTGTGGGTAAAACGTATTAAAAACTCCCTATTGGGACTTATCCTTGCTGGAAAAGAGTTACCTGAAGCTAAGGAAACGCTTCTGAAGCGTTATAAGAACCAGCTTAACCGAGCAACTCAAACCAAATCTGAAGACGTATTCGAGCTATACATGAATGCCTTCACCATGACGTTTGATCCACATACCAACTACCTGTCTCCTCGCGATGCTGAAAACTTTGACATCAACATGAGCCTCTCTTTACAAGGTATTGGTGCAGTACTTCAGAGTGATAATGAATTTACTAAAGTTGTTCGCCTTATCGCTGCAGGTCCTGCAGATAAAGCAGGAGAATTAAAACCGGGCGATCGAATCGTCGGTGTCGGTCAGGGTAAAAATGGTGAGATTGTTGACGTGGTTGGCGAGCGTTTGGACGATGTAGTGAAAAAAATCCGTGGTGAGCGAGACACAACGGTTCGTCTTGAAATCATTCCAGCAAGCTCAACCGACATCACCCAGACTAAAATCATTAAAATTGTCCGCGACAAAGTAAAACTGGAAGAACAATCAGCGAAAAAAGATATTGTTGAAATCCAGCGTGATGGAAAGACTTATAAAGTCGGCATCATCAACATTCCTACGTTCTATATGGATTTTGAAGCGTTCAGAAAACGTGATCCAAACTATAAGAGCACCTCTCGCGACGTTAAAAATCTGATTGCCGAATTGGAAGAAGAAGGCATCGATGGTTTGGTGATTGATTTGAGAAACAACGGTGGTGGCTCATTATTTGAAGCACGTGAACTTACCGGTCTATTCATCCGTAAAGGACCAACAGTACAAGTTCGCGATGTAGATCAGAATGTACAGGTACACACCAACTCTGACTCCAACGTATATTACTCCGGGCCTATGGCTGTCCTGGTAAACCGACTCAGCGCATCAGCTTCTGAGATTTTTGCAGGCGCGATGCAGGATTACCAAAGAGCAATTGTTCTAGGCGGACAAACCTTTGGTAAAGGAACGGTACAATCACTCCACCGTCTGAATCACGGTGAGATTAAACTGACTCAAGCCAAGTTCTATCGTATCTCAGGCCAAAGTACTCAAAACAAAGGGGTCATTCCTGACATTGAGTTCCCTAGCCTATACAACAAAGATGTTGTTGGTGAAAGTTCACTGGACAACGCATTACCTTGGGACACTATCAGTTCAATTCATCACAGTAAGTACGGTGACTTCTCTACTTTGGTTCCTACCCTGGCATCAAACCATAATACCCGTATTAACAACGATCCTGACTTCCAGTATCTAAATAAGCAGATTGAGCGTTTGAATCAGCAACGAGAAAAAACTCATATATCTTTAAACATCAACGAGCGTAAAGCTGAACGTGAAGAACTGGAACAAGCATCTCTGGCGCTTGAGAACGAAAGAAGAAAAGCAAAAGGCGAAGCCATCTTTAAAACCGTTGAAGAAATGAACGAATTCAACAGTGAAGAAGAAGCAAACAAAAAACCTGCACAAGAAGACGCTGTTCTTGTTGAGTCAGGAGAGATCTTGTTGGATATGATTGAAATGGCTGGAATACAAGTCACATCAAAATAG
- a CDS encoding DUF6160 family protein: MKGTLSLKLLPACIAALTCSQAFAELTPIQDTELGTVSGQSGISINLETRVTMDEFRYTDEGSISLKDVTFGGADKTAFFEGQYAGGRVLPITQSNMLDDVKIDVDVRSDGDLLISVGALCNTPGCVGTIPVDFGLSVGSVDLVSADGLTSTSVLENFNMTGYFTAAFFQIENDGANGEINAKVSFAIDDIDFDAPLLGMGIRDMYIAGAGFNEDLEFGAFDIANSGAVARLNIRTAQGNVGGAQEVDNALQISLAGNSGDAFVADVGIGAVIIGGTSIGSFTIDDLALSNTTLKIYGH; the protein is encoded by the coding sequence ATGAAAGGAACACTTTCTTTAAAACTACTCCCTGCATGCATTGCCGCATTAACCTGCTCCCAAGCTTTTGCAGAGCTTACCCCAATTCAGGATACAGAATTAGGAACAGTGTCAGGTCAATCTGGTATTTCTATCAATCTGGAAACCCGTGTCACCATGGACGAGTTTCGATATACCGATGAAGGTAGCATCAGTCTGAAAGACGTTACTTTTGGTGGTGCTGATAAGACGGCATTCTTTGAAGGTCAATACGCGGGCGGCCGTGTACTACCTATCACACAATCTAATATGTTGGATGACGTAAAGATTGATGTTGATGTTCGTAGCGATGGTGATTTACTTATTAGCGTTGGAGCTCTTTGTAATACTCCAGGATGTGTAGGCACCATTCCAGTTGACTTTGGTTTATCTGTTGGCTCTGTAGATTTAGTTAGTGCGGATGGACTAACCAGTACCTCTGTTCTTGAAAACTTTAATATGACAGGTTATTTCACTGCTGCTTTCTTCCAAATCGAGAACGATGGCGCTAACGGTGAAATTAACGCGAAAGTCTCCTTTGCAATCGATGACATTGACTTTGATGCCCCTCTTCTTGGCATGGGAATCCGCGACATGTACATCGCTGGCGCTGGTTTCAATGAAGATCTAGAGTTTGGGGCCTTCGACATCGCTAACAGTGGAGCAGTAGCTAGACTGAATATCAGAACAGCTCAAGGTAATGTGGGTGGAGCGCAAGAAGTAGACAATGCACTTCAAATCAGCCTTGCAGGCAACTCGGGTGATGCATTTGTTGCTGACGTGGGTATTGGTGCTGTAATCATTGGTGGAACATCTATTGGATCCTTCACCATTGATGACCTTGCTTTATCCAATACTACGTTAAAGATCTACGGTCACTAA
- the yaaA gene encoding peroxide stress protein YaaA: MLMVISPAKTLDYDSQPTTQKFSQPLFLDESAELVNVLKEKSPSDISDLMKISAKLGELNANRFQEWTAPFDEAQLADLTVKQAVLAFKGDVYTGLDAETLSEDQLDFTQQHLRILSGLYGILKPLDLIRPYRLEMGTKLENARGKNLYEFWGDNNVDYINQQLETLGSDELVNLASTEYFKSVNTKKLKGKLITPVFKDEKNGKYKIISFYAKKARGLMVRYVVDNKITKAEDLKKFDYQGYQYAPEESTADEWVFKRAELTQ; the protein is encoded by the coding sequence ATGTTGATGGTGATCTCGCCAGCCAAGACATTGGATTATGACTCTCAGCCGACGACTCAAAAATTCAGTCAGCCGTTGTTTCTGGATGAATCTGCGGAATTGGTGAATGTACTGAAAGAGAAATCGCCGTCGGATATCTCTGATCTGATGAAAATCAGTGCAAAGTTGGGCGAACTCAATGCCAATCGATTTCAGGAGTGGACGGCCCCGTTTGATGAGGCTCAGTTAGCAGATTTAACTGTGAAGCAAGCCGTCTTAGCGTTTAAAGGTGATGTCTATACCGGCTTGGATGCAGAAACCTTATCAGAAGATCAGCTGGACTTTACTCAACAGCATTTGCGTATCCTTTCTGGCCTTTATGGCATTCTAAAACCGTTGGATCTTATTCGCCCTTACCGTTTGGAAATGGGAACCAAGCTTGAAAATGCTCGTGGAAAGAATTTGTATGAATTCTGGGGTGATAACAATGTGGATTACATTAATCAGCAATTAGAAACCTTAGGTTCTGATGAATTGGTGAATCTTGCTTCTACTGAATACTTTAAGTCAGTCAACACCAAGAAGCTAAAGGGAAAACTGATCACTCCGGTTTTTAAAGATGAGAAAAACGGCAAGTACAAAATCATCAGCTTCTATGCGAAGAAAGCCCGTGGTTTGATGGTGCGTTATGTTGTAGATAACAAGATTACCAAAGCAGAAGACTTGAAGAAATTTGACTATCAGGGCTATCAGTACGCACCTGAGGAATCAACTGCAGATGAGTGGGTGTTTAAGAGGGCTGAGTTGACTCAGTAA
- the topA gene encoding type I DNA topoisomerase gives MAKSLVIVESPAKAKTINKYLGNDFVVKSSVGHIRDLPTGAGSKKPVDTKARAAEAAKTRKMAPEAKAAYKKEKAHKQLIEKMGVDPEKDWSAKYQVLPGKEKVVDELKKLAKSADHIYLATDLDREGEAIAWHLREVIGGEEDRFSRVTFNEITKTAIKEAFEHPDELNMARVNAQQARRFLDRVVGFMVSPLLWSKITRGLSAGRVQSVAVRLVVDREREIRAFNPEEYWEAFSFLNHAADSNIKFQVAKHNGENFRPVNKTQAQAAVAKLETAAYSVTKREDKPTKSKPGAPFITSTLQQAASTRLGFGVKKTMMLAQRLYEAGYITYMRTDSTALSKDAVEACRGFIDDNFGDKYLPENPNVYSSKEGAQEAHEAIRPSDVNRSGASLSDMERDAQRLYELIWRQFVACQMVPAEYTSTTITVTAGEFELRTRGRVVRFDGYTRVMPQIAKKEDDITLPDLQQGDQLDLNNVEAKQHFTKPPARFSEAALVKELEKRGIGRPSTYASIISTIQDRGYVRLENKRFYAEKMGEIVTDRLLESFNNLMDYGFTAGMEEQLDDVAEGSKEWKALLNEFYGDFKTKLDHAESDEGMRPNTPTETNIMCPDCGRNMLIRNATTGVFLACSGYALKKDEQCKKTLNLAPGEDAVAVVEGSTESEQDEAETLALRQKERCPICDNAMESYLIDESRKLHICGNNPACSGYKLEAGTFKIKGYDGPVIECDKCGSEMQLKTGRFGKYFGCTNEECKNTRKLLKNGEPAPPKMDPVPMPELKCQKVDDHYILRDGATGMFLAASQFPKNRETRAPKVVELLPHKAEIDPKYHFLLEGEARDENGNEAQIRFSRKTKQQYLMTENAEGKATGWTGFYDQDTKKWTYTESKKPAKKKAAPKKK, from the coding sequence ATGGCAAAATCTTTGGTAATTGTGGAGTCCCCTGCAAAGGCAAAGACCATCAATAAATATCTAGGAAACGACTTTGTTGTTAAGTCGAGCGTGGGTCACATTCGTGATTTGCCAACGGGGGCTGGTTCAAAGAAACCAGTGGACACCAAAGCAAGAGCCGCTGAAGCAGCTAAGACCCGGAAGATGGCTCCGGAAGCTAAGGCCGCATATAAAAAGGAAAAGGCTCACAAACAGCTGATTGAAAAAATGGGCGTAGATCCTGAAAAGGACTGGTCTGCCAAGTATCAAGTCTTGCCTGGCAAAGAGAAAGTTGTTGATGAATTAAAGAAATTAGCCAAGAGCGCCGACCACATCTATCTCGCAACCGATTTGGATAGAGAGGGAGAGGCGATCGCATGGCATTTGCGTGAAGTGATTGGCGGTGAAGAAGATCGTTTCAGTCGCGTTACGTTTAACGAGATTACTAAGACTGCGATCAAAGAAGCGTTTGAGCATCCTGATGAGTTAAATATGGCTCGTGTGAATGCACAGCAAGCGCGACGCTTTTTGGATCGAGTTGTTGGCTTCATGGTTTCGCCTTTGCTATGGAGTAAGATTACCCGAGGGTTATCAGCAGGACGGGTGCAATCGGTTGCTGTTCGACTTGTGGTTGATCGTGAACGTGAGATTCGTGCATTCAATCCGGAAGAATATTGGGAAGCATTCTCTTTTCTGAATCATGCTGCGGATAGCAATATTAAGTTTCAGGTTGCTAAACATAATGGCGAGAATTTCCGTCCGGTCAATAAGACCCAGGCTCAAGCAGCTGTCGCGAAACTTGAAACAGCTGCATACAGTGTTACTAAGCGTGAAGATAAGCCAACCAAATCCAAGCCGGGGGCACCGTTTATCACGTCTACGCTACAGCAGGCAGCAAGTACTCGCTTAGGCTTTGGTGTGAAAAAGACCATGATGCTTGCTCAGAGGCTCTATGAGGCGGGTTACATTACATATATGCGTACTGACTCAACCGCATTGAGTAAAGACGCTGTAGAAGCTTGTCGTGGCTTTATTGATGATAACTTCGGTGACAAGTATCTACCTGAGAATCCAAATGTGTATTCTTCGAAAGAAGGAGCCCAAGAGGCGCACGAGGCGATTCGTCCTTCTGATGTAAATCGATCAGGCGCTTCTTTGTCGGATATGGAGCGTGATGCTCAACGTCTGTATGAACTTATTTGGCGCCAGTTTGTGGCCTGTCAGATGGTTCCGGCTGAATACACCTCTACCACTATTACGGTTACTGCGGGTGAGTTTGAATTGCGTACTCGAGGCCGTGTGGTTCGTTTTGACGGTTACACCCGAGTAATGCCGCAAATTGCTAAGAAAGAAGACGATATTACTTTGCCTGATTTGCAGCAGGGTGATCAGCTGGATCTTAACAATGTTGAGGCCAAGCAACACTTTACCAAACCACCTGCACGTTTTAGTGAAGCTGCTTTGGTAAAAGAATTAGAGAAGCGTGGCATTGGTCGTCCTTCTACCTACGCATCAATCATTTCAACCATTCAGGATCGTGGCTACGTTCGTTTAGAAAATAAGCGTTTCTATGCTGAAAAGATGGGCGAAATTGTTACTGATCGCTTGTTGGAAAGCTTTAATAATCTAATGGATTATGGTTTTACAGCGGGCATGGAAGAACAGTTGGATGATGTTGCAGAAGGCTCTAAAGAATGGAAAGCCTTGCTCAATGAATTCTACGGCGACTTCAAAACCAAGTTAGATCACGCTGAATCTGATGAGGGTATGCGTCCAAATACGCCTACCGAAACCAATATTATGTGTCCCGATTGTGGTCGCAACATGTTGATTCGTAATGCGACAACGGGTGTTTTCCTAGCGTGTTCTGGTTATGCGCTTAAGAAAGACGAACAGTGTAAGAAAACGTTGAATCTGGCTCCAGGTGAAGATGCTGTTGCGGTTGTAGAAGGCAGTACCGAAAGCGAGCAGGACGAAGCGGAAACGCTAGCACTTCGTCAAAAAGAGCGTTGTCCGATTTGTGATAACGCGATGGAAAGTTACCTCATTGATGAGTCTCGTAAACTGCACATCTGTGGTAACAACCCAGCGTGTTCTGGTTACAAGCTTGAGGCAGGTACCTTCAAAATTAAAGGTTATGATGGTCCTGTGATTGAATGTGATAAATGTGGCTCTGAAATGCAACTGAAAACCGGCCGTTTTGGTAAGTATTTTGGTTGTACCAATGAAGAGTGTAAGAACACCCGTAAGCTCCTGAAGAACGGTGAGCCTGCGCCACCGAAGATGGACCCGGTTCCGATGCCAGAGTTGAAGTGTCAGAAGGTAGATGACCATTACATTCTGCGCGATGGAGCGACAGGTATGTTCCTGGCGGCGAGTCAGTTCCCGAAAAACCGTGAGACGCGTGCTCCAAAAGTAGTAGAGCTGTTACCGCACAAAGCTGAGATCGATCCTAAATATCATTTCCTATTGGAAGGGGAAGCCCGCGACGAGAATGGAAATGAGGCTCAGATACGTTTCAGCCGTAAAACTAAACAGCAATACCTGATGACTGAAAACGCTGAAGGTAAAGCAACGGGTTGGACTGGTTTCTATGATCAGGACACTAAAAAGTGGACCTATACCGAATCCAAGAAACCTGCTAAGAAAAAAGCAGCCCCCAAGAAAAAGTAA